One part of the uncultured Sunxiuqinia sp. genome encodes these proteins:
- a CDS encoding glycoside hydrolase family 16 protein, protein MKLNELSLVSVLFILIFGIACNSEKKKKDESSQDGYKLVWADEFDYEGLPDSSKWSYDTKGNEWGWGNNEEQYYTSRRMANSEVKDGKLYITAIKENYKDHKFTSARLITKGKGDWLYGKVEVCAKLPEGRGLWPAIWMLPTDGEYGSWPNSGEIDIMENVGYMPDTILATAHTQAYNHKINTQRGDTIVVPTCYDRYHLYQLEWEPEKYRVFVDGEHVFTFENEGTGYKEWPFDKPFHLLLNVAVGGNWGGTKGIDYSIFPRSMEVDYVRVYQKI, encoded by the coding sequence ATGAAATTAAATGAGTTGTCGTTGGTTTCTGTTTTGTTTATTCTGATATTCGGAATAGCTTGTAATTCAGAAAAAAAGAAAAAGGATGAAAGTAGTCAGGATGGCTATAAACTGGTATGGGCAGATGAGTTTGATTATGAGGGGTTGCCTGATTCATCCAAATGGAGCTATGATACCAAAGGAAATGAATGGGGTTGGGGTAATAATGAGGAACAGTATTATACCAGCCGTCGTATGGCAAATTCAGAGGTAAAAGATGGCAAGCTGTATATTACCGCAATCAAAGAAAATTACAAGGATCATAAGTTTACGTCAGCAAGATTAATAACAAAAGGTAAAGGCGATTGGCTGTATGGAAAAGTTGAGGTGTGTGCAAAGCTTCCCGAAGGGCGTGGTTTGTGGCCTGCTATTTGGATGTTGCCTACTGATGGGGAGTATGGTAGCTGGCCGAATAGTGGGGAAATTGATATCATGGAAAATGTGGGTTACATGCCGGATACGATTTTGGCCACCGCACATACTCAGGCCTACAATCACAAAATCAATACCCAGCGTGGTGATACAATCGTTGTGCCGACCTGTTACGACCGATACCATTTGTATCAGTTGGAGTGGGAACCTGAAAAATATCGGGTTTTTGTTGACGGGGAGCATGTATTCACGTTTGAAAACGAAGGAACAGGCTACAAAGAATGGCCGTTTGACAAACCGTTTCATTTGCTATTGAACGTGGCAGTTGGCGGTAACTGGGGAGGAACAAAAGGAATTGATTATTCCATATTCCCTCGATCAATGGAGGTGGATTACGTCCGGGTGTATCAAAAAATATAA
- a CDS encoding glycoside hydrolase family protein: MKSALFMVLLWIACGTVYGQSQKRGMAYGHHSTEDLQVLSPEISWWYNWAETPENSVVNVFGNYGFEFVPMTWNGNFNETKLRNFLKAHPATKYLLAFNEPNFLEQANMKPSEVAAQWARLEAIADEFNLKIVAPAVNYCGECVTENGTTYTDPFQYLDDFFEVCPDCRVDHIAVHSYMNTVSALQWYIGKFKKYEKPIWLTEFAGWEYNDNINDVNDQISFMIGAVDFLEADPDVFRYAWFIGRRDGINSFPYIDLLGANGVLTQLGEVYKQMPTHDADQVVEIPATIEAEAYNKMAFYWRRHRIISVLPMWGILMPEIGWNIKYKWIIPVIMRSPFGWLQQKYQACRS, encoded by the coding sequence ATGAAATCAGCACTTTTCATGGTGCTTTTATGGATCGCTTGCGGAACGGTTTATGGACAAAGTCAGAAGAGAGGAATGGCATATGGACATCATTCGACGGAAGACTTACAGGTTTTGTCTCCCGAAATAAGCTGGTGGTATAATTGGGCGGAGACTCCGGAAAATTCAGTTGTTAATGTTTTTGGAAACTATGGTTTTGAGTTTGTCCCGATGACATGGAATGGAAATTTCAATGAAACGAAGCTTCGAAATTTCCTGAAAGCTCATCCCGCAACGAAATACCTTCTGGCGTTTAACGAGCCAAATTTTTTAGAACAAGCGAATATGAAACCGTCGGAAGTTGCTGCTCAATGGGCAAGGCTTGAAGCGATCGCCGACGAATTCAATTTGAAGATAGTAGCCCCCGCAGTTAACTATTGCGGTGAGTGTGTAACTGAAAATGGCACTACGTACACTGATCCGTTTCAATATTTAGACGACTTTTTTGAAGTATGTCCTGATTGTCGAGTAGATCATATTGCGGTGCACAGCTACATGAACACTGTGAGTGCACTGCAGTGGTATATTGGTAAATTTAAGAAATACGAAAAGCCGATTTGGTTAACCGAATTTGCCGGTTGGGAATACAATGATAACATTAATGATGTGAACGACCAGATTAGTTTTATGATTGGAGCTGTAGATTTTTTAGAGGCTGATCCCGACGTATTCCGCTACGCCTGGTTTATAGGAAGGCGAGACGGGATCAATTCGTTCCCGTATATCGATTTGCTTGGCGCTAACGGAGTCTTAACCCAGTTGGGCGAAGTGTATAAACAAATGCCAACCCACGATGCAGATCAGGTGGTAGAAATTCCGGCAACCATTGAGGCTGAAGCCTATAATAAAATGGCATTTTATTGGAGAAGACATCGGATAATATCGGTTTTGCCAATGTGGGGTATATTGATGCCGGAGATTGGTTGGAATATAAAATACAAGTGGATCATACCAGTGATTATGCGATCGCCTTTCGGCTGGCTTCAACAAAAATATCAAGCTTGCAGGTCTTGA
- a CDS encoding carbohydrate-binding protein, which produces MGYIDAGDWLEYKIQVDHTSDYAIAFRLASTKISSLQVLIDDEIELTQSITNTNGWQNWKTLSSSIHLPSGTHKIRLKAGSDGFNMNWFKIGNVTSNETEIQNAKQGVKLFPNPGDGIFQIQCNQEISAFLVFNLVGSQIARLEFSNTIDLSHLKAGIYFLKALSSQGDVLSTKKLIIRH; this is translated from the coding sequence GTGGGGTATATTGATGCCGGAGATTGGTTGGAATATAAAATACAAGTGGATCATACCAGTGATTATGCGATCGCCTTTCGGCTGGCTTCAACAAAAATATCAAGCTTGCAGGTCTTGATAGATGACGAAATAGAATTGACGCAGAGCATAACAAATACGAATGGTTGGCAGAATTGGAAAACACTTAGCAGTTCAATTCATCTGCCATCCGGAACTCATAAGATACGACTAAAGGCAGGGAGTGATGGCTTTAATATGAATTGGTTTAAAATAGGAAATGTCACAAGCAATGAGACTGAAATTCAGAATGCTAAGCAGGGTGTAAAATTGTTTCCAAATCCTGGAGATGGTATTTTTCAAATTCAATGCAATCAAGAAATTTCTGCATTTCTGGTTTTTAACTTGGTTGGCAGTCAGATCGCCAGACTTGAGTTTTCAAATACAATTGATTTGAGCCACCTGAAAGCGGGAATATATTTTCTGAAGGCGCTAAGCAGTCAGGGGGATGTTTTATCAACCAAAAAGCTTATAATTCGTCATTAG